One Candidatus Tanganyikabacteria bacterium DNA window includes the following coding sequences:
- a CDS encoding NUDIX hydrolase, with translation MPGSIRFCTHCGAAVRLEIPAGDNRERHVCPTCAHIQYVNPRIVVGAVSAWEGRLLLCRRGIEPRSGFWTVPAGFMELGESAEEGAVRETLEEACAQVEIAALLGAYSVPRIDQVHLFYAARMLEPAHGSGAETLEARLATWDEVPWEELAFPSVRWALEIYREYAASRREAWQPRAAAWAPEC, from the coding sequence ATGCCGGGATCGATCCGTTTCTGCACGCACTGCGGCGCCGCCGTGCGGCTGGAGATCCCGGCCGGCGACAACCGCGAGCGGCACGTCTGCCCGACCTGCGCGCACATCCAGTACGTCAACCCGCGCATCGTCGTCGGAGCGGTCAGCGCCTGGGAGGGCCGCCTCCTCCTCTGCCGCCGGGGCATCGAGCCCCGATCGGGGTTCTGGACCGTCCCGGCCGGCTTCATGGAACTCGGGGAGTCGGCCGAGGAGGGCGCCGTCCGCGAAACGCTCGAAGAAGCGTGCGCCCAGGTAGAAATCGCGGCCCTGCTGGGAGCATACAGCGTCCCGCGCATCGACCAGGTTCACCTGTTCTACGCCGCGAGGATGCTGGAGCCCGCGCACGGGAGCGGCGCCGAGACCCTCGAGGCCCGGCTGGCGACCTGGGACGAAGTGCCCTGGGAGGAGCTGGCATTCCCTTCGGTTCGGTGGGCCCTCGAGATCTACCGCGAGTATGCCGCGTCCCGGCGGGAGGCCTGGCAGCCGCGCGCCGCCGCCTGGGCGCCCGAGTGCTAG
- the rocF gene encoding arginase: protein MNRPIAVLGIPMDLGAGHRGVDMATRSLRIAGLGDKLRALGFAVRDAGDVAAPMPETVSAGATTLKFYEEILATCQLAAEAAGRIVAAGEFPIFLGGDHSIAIGTIAAAAAPVVRSGGRLGLIWFDAHGDFNTPASSPSGNIHGMPLAVVQGLGDAQLVGLGGFAPKVRPEDTVLIGIRDVDSRERELLRASGMHIFTMRAVDELGIREVVTRAIAMATRDTQALHVSFDMDFVDPQYAPGVGTPCPGGPTYREAHLAMELIADSGRLTSLDLVEVNPIFDERNRTSELAVELILSAVGQRIL, encoded by the coding sequence ATGAACAGACCGATCGCGGTGCTGGGGATTCCCATGGACCTGGGCGCAGGCCACCGGGGAGTCGACATGGCCACCCGCTCGCTCCGCATCGCGGGCCTGGGGGACAAGTTGCGCGCGCTCGGCTTCGCGGTGCGGGATGCCGGCGACGTGGCGGCGCCCATGCCCGAGACCGTGTCGGCGGGCGCCACGACGCTGAAGTTCTACGAGGAGATCCTCGCCACTTGCCAGCTGGCGGCCGAGGCGGCCGGCCGCATCGTCGCCGCGGGCGAGTTCCCGATCTTCCTGGGGGGGGACCACAGCATCGCCATCGGCACGATCGCCGCGGCGGCCGCGCCCGTGGTGCGTTCCGGAGGGCGCCTCGGCCTGATCTGGTTCGACGCCCACGGCGACTTCAACACCCCCGCATCCTCGCCCAGCGGCAACATCCACGGGATGCCCCTCGCCGTGGTGCAGGGCCTAGGCGACGCGCAACTGGTCGGTCTGGGCGGCTTCGCCCCGAAGGTGCGGCCCGAGGATACCGTGCTGATCGGCATCCGGGACGTGGATTCCCGGGAGCGCGAATTGCTGCGCGCCTCGGGGATGCACATCTTCACGATGCGCGCCGTAGACGAACTGGGGATCCGCGAGGTGGTGACGCGGGCGATCGCCATGGCGACCCGCGACACCCAGGCCCTGCACGTGAGCTTCGACATGGACTTCGTGGATCCGCAGTACGCGCCGGGGGTGGGGACGCCGTGCCCGGGAGGGCCGACCTACCGGGAGGCCCACCTCGCGATGGAACTCATCGCCGACTCCGGCAGGCTCACCAGCCTCGACCTGGTCGAAGTCAACCCGATCTTCGACGAGCGCAACCGCACCTCGGAGCTGGCGGTGGAGCTGATCCTCTCGGCCGTCGGCCAGCGGATCCTCTAG
- a CDS encoding ribonuclease HII, with translation MWTREVALWKYGSRRVAGVDEAGRGPLAGPVVAAAVVLPGRGDRGYRKARKALCDVRDSKQLSEGARDACADAIRAHALAWGVGLCDVAEIDRLNILRASLEAMRRALEELGADGCSLAPDFVLVDGNFPIPDLDVPQEAIVGGDALCVSIAAASILAKVHRDKLMADLHARFPAYGFDRHKGYPTAQHLAALAERGPCEAHRRSFKPVRDLVSGQLTL, from the coding sequence ATGTGGACCAGGGAAGTTGCCCTCTGGAAGTACGGCTCGCGCCGCGTGGCCGGTGTCGACGAAGCCGGCCGCGGGCCCCTGGCCGGGCCGGTGGTGGCCGCCGCAGTCGTCTTGCCCGGACGGGGCGATCGGGGCTACCGCAAGGCTCGCAAAGCCCTTTGCGACGTGCGCGATTCCAAGCAGCTCTCGGAAGGGGCTCGCGACGCCTGTGCCGACGCGATACGGGCGCACGCCCTGGCCTGGGGCGTCGGCCTTTGCGACGTGGCCGAAATCGACCGCCTCAACATCCTGCGAGCGTCGCTCGAGGCGATGCGCCGTGCGCTCGAGGAGCTAGGAGCCGACGGCTGCTCCCTCGCGCCCGACTTCGTGCTCGTGGACGGCAACTTCCCGATCCCCGACCTCGACGTGCCGCAGGAGGCGATCGTCGGCGGCGACGCGCTATGCGTCTCGATCGCCGCCGCGTCGATCTTGGCCAAGGTGCACCGCGACAAGCTCATGGCCGACCTCCATGCCCGCTTCCCGGCCTACGGCTTCGATCGCCACAAGGGCTACCCGACCGCCCAGCACCTGGCCGCGTTGGCCGAACGGGGCCCCTGCGAGGCGCACCGCCGGAGCTTCAAGCCCGTCCGGGACCTGGTCTCGGGCCAGTTGACGCTCTAG
- a CDS encoding DEAD/DEAH box helicase — protein MGGSAAQVDAFVARQPFPLDDFQREAIEHLAADRSVLVSAPTGAGKTVVAEFAVHAALGAGRRCIYTTPLKALSNQKFRDLREYLGEAVGLMTGDVVINAEARILIMTTEILRNILQTDPDRVADVSHVILDEAHYIGSEGRGTVWEETIVFLGKGTLVVALSATIPNAQELASWVSEVHRPMSVVFHAERPVPLDSYVATPDIQRLFDARGRLAVRAFRLDGWVDLPDPVDVVRGLKLKRMLPAIYFIFSRLGCEQTAQDLIAADLDLTTKDERLEIAARVEEAVAKTPGLLGSTSSRKWLDALPNGVAPHHAGLLPPLKLVVEKLFQRGLIKVVFATETLAAGINMPARTVVVSNLLKRTDDGVRMLHVGEFAQMTGRAGRRGMDKVGHAVVLASHRYTPHDIAHLVRDPVEPLRSRFTLNYNMVANLTHRYEPPAAKRIVEQSFASFQGDQVIAHLVEQRREVQRRLGRIDLRCPVLPDAGREDLLGRFATARGKRDSLKKRLGAMMAQRRYLPRPVAAERIARAAIGSWLLVHLPGRTRPELALLLHRQLTRSGDAHFTVLTDLPALIRLGTAHLVAVLDAAPVSELPPQPVLAKAGALSFLQQIKPAGYEPRFPAWLESSGLDLADFGWTLEEPPDIRRAKAKLDEVLLELGRLPCVTCRVRVECSDLVDEHRLLGKEESALGREIEQVKSAHWREFQALHRVLEELGYMRGRELLARGAAIANIRTTNELMAAECVAGGFLEDLGPVAVATVVSCLVAEPPRGRQAWHPLPYRDAVYKICRQLALIGRDLVKVQRQFSVDLPVYLEREYAGLTQAWAEGGAWADLVAASGIDEGQLVRHLRQVIDLLQQLREVPGVGAAFHAKARDAAALLDRDIVKEVF, from the coding sequence ATGGGAGGCTCCGCGGCGCAAGTCGACGCGTTCGTGGCGCGCCAGCCCTTCCCCCTCGACGACTTTCAGCGTGAGGCGATCGAGCACTTGGCGGCCGATCGGTCGGTGCTCGTCTCGGCTCCCACGGGCGCCGGCAAGACCGTCGTCGCCGAATTCGCCGTCCATGCGGCCCTGGGAGCGGGGCGCCGCTGCATCTACACCACGCCGCTCAAGGCGCTTTCGAACCAGAAGTTCCGCGACCTGCGCGAGTACCTGGGAGAGGCGGTCGGCCTGATGACGGGCGACGTCGTGATCAACGCCGAAGCCCGCATCCTCATCATGACGACCGAGATCCTGCGAAACATCTTGCAGACCGACCCGGACCGCGTCGCCGACGTCTCGCACGTCATCCTCGACGAGGCGCACTACATCGGCAGCGAGGGCCGCGGGACCGTCTGGGAGGAAACCATCGTCTTCCTCGGCAAGGGCACTCTCGTCGTCGCCCTGTCGGCCACCATCCCCAACGCCCAGGAACTCGCGAGCTGGGTCTCCGAGGTCCACCGGCCCATGAGCGTCGTATTCCACGCCGAGCGCCCGGTCCCGCTGGATTCTTACGTGGCCACGCCCGACATCCAGCGCCTGTTCGACGCCCGCGGCCGCCTGGCGGTCCGGGCGTTCCGCCTGGACGGCTGGGTGGACCTGCCCGATCCGGTGGACGTGGTGCGGGGCCTCAAGCTCAAGCGCATGCTTCCGGCCATCTACTTCATCTTCTCGCGCCTGGGCTGCGAGCAGACCGCCCAGGATCTCATCGCGGCCGACCTGGATTTGACCACCAAGGACGAACGCCTGGAGATCGCCGCCCGGGTGGAGGAGGCCGTCGCCAAGACACCGGGCCTGCTGGGCTCGACGTCGTCGCGCAAGTGGCTCGACGCCCTGCCCAACGGCGTCGCGCCGCACCATGCCGGCCTGCTGCCGCCCCTCAAGCTCGTGGTAGAGAAGCTCTTCCAGCGAGGGCTGATCAAGGTCGTCTTCGCCACCGAGACGTTGGCGGCGGGCATCAACATGCCGGCCCGCACGGTCGTCGTCTCGAACCTCCTCAAGCGAACGGACGACGGCGTCAGGATGCTGCACGTGGGCGAGTTCGCGCAGATGACGGGCCGCGCCGGCCGCCGGGGCATGGACAAGGTCGGCCACGCCGTCGTGCTCGCCTCGCATCGCTACACGCCGCATGACATCGCCCACCTGGTGCGCGATCCCGTCGAACCGCTGCGCAGCCGCTTCACGCTCAACTACAACATGGTGGCCAACCTGACGCACCGCTACGAGCCCCCCGCGGCCAAGCGCATCGTCGAGCAGAGCTTCGCCAGTTTCCAGGGCGATCAGGTCATCGCGCACCTCGTCGAGCAAAGGCGGGAGGTGCAGCGGCGCCTTGGCCGCATCGACCTGCGTTGCCCGGTCCTCCCCGACGCCGGCCGGGAGGACCTGCTGGGGCGCTTCGCCACGGCGCGCGGCAAGCGCGACTCTCTCAAGAAGCGCCTGGGCGCCATGATGGCCCAGCGGCGCTACTTGCCGCGGCCCGTCGCGGCCGAGCGCATCGCCAGGGCGGCCATCGGCTCCTGGCTGCTGGTGCACCTGCCCGGGCGCACCCGCCCGGAACTGGCGCTCCTGCTGCACAGGCAGCTCACAAGGAGCGGCGACGCCCACTTCACGGTGCTGACCGACCTGCCAGCCCTGATCCGCCTGGGGACCGCGCACCTGGTCGCCGTCCTGGATGCCGCGCCGGTCTCCGAGCTGCCGCCCCAGCCCGTCCTGGCCAAGGCCGGCGCCCTGTCCTTCCTCCAGCAGATCAAGCCGGCGGGTTACGAGCCGCGTTTCCCGGCGTGGCTGGAGAGCAGCGGCCTGGACCTGGCCGACTTCGGCTGGACGCTGGAAGAACCGCCCGACATCCGCCGGGCGAAGGCCAAGCTGGATGAAGTCCTGCTGGAGCTGGGCCGCCTGCCTTGCGTCACCTGCCGGGTCCGGGTCGAGTGCAGCGACCTGGTCGACGAACACCGCCTGCTCGGCAAGGAAGAATCCGCGCTCGGCCGGGAGATCGAACAGGTCAAGAGCGCCCACTGGCGCGAGTTCCAGGCCCTGCACCGGGTGCTCGAGGAACTCGGCTACATGCGCGGCCGGGAATTGCTCGCGCGCGGCGCGGCGATCGCCAACATCCGCACCACGAATGAACTCATGGCCGCCGAATGCGTGGCCGGCGGCTTCCTGGAAGATCTGGGCCCGGTAGCGGTGGCGACCGTGGTGAGCTGCCTGGTCGCCGAGCCGCCGCGCGGCCGGCAGGCCTGGCACCCCCTGCCGTACCGGGACGCCGTCTACAAGATCTGCCGGCAACTGGCGCTGATCGGCCGCGACCTGGTGAAGGTGCAGCGGCAGTTCAGCGTCGATCTGCCGGTCTACCTGGAGCGCGAGTACGCCGGACTCACGCAGGCCTGGGCCGAGGGCGGCGCATGGGCCGATCTGGTCGCCGCCTCCGGCATCGACGAGGGGCAACTCGTGCGCCACCTGCGCCAGGTCATCGACTTGCTGCAGCAATTGCGCGAGGTGCCGGGGGTCGGGGCGGCGTTCCACGCGAAGGCCCGCGACGCCGCGGCCTTGCTGGATCGCGACATCGTGAAGGAGGTCTTCTGA
- the csaB gene encoding polysaccharide pyruvyl transferase CsaB translates to MTERILVSGYYGFGNTGDEAILASIAQHLGKAGELVVLSANPRHTALEHKVRAISRLDLPAIARELGRAALFVSGGGGLLQDATGPGSVPYYAGLLKMAQWRRVPTMLLGAGIGPLGTSLGQALTRMAASRCRVCAVRDDQSARILQALGVEPARIAVTADTVLALDPAAPERVDELLARGGVDLGHAPAIGVAIRPWPTWFERQFKAFSAVLAQVAAREGAQVLLIPFQRPHDDRITQELYDCLQFRPHSHAPRVTVLTEPMTAAETLGVLGRCGLVFAMRLHALIMAAASCVPFVGVAYDPKVEHFAAAWDMPVVLGVEGLEDSRRVEDLVGRMWGQREVTAGVMRQLLPRQQDLARQNFELARQTAGLTGDLQWV, encoded by the coding sequence GTGACCGAGCGGATCCTCGTTTCCGGCTACTACGGGTTCGGCAACACCGGCGACGAGGCCATCCTCGCCTCGATCGCGCAGCACCTCGGCAAGGCCGGGGAGCTGGTGGTGCTCTCGGCCAATCCCCGGCACACGGCACTCGAGCACAAGGTTCGCGCCATCTCCCGGCTGGATCTGCCAGCGATCGCGCGCGAACTCGGGCGCGCCGCGCTGTTCGTCTCGGGCGGCGGCGGTCTCCTGCAGGACGCGACCGGCCCTGGCAGCGTCCCCTACTATGCCGGCCTGCTCAAGATGGCCCAGTGGCGGCGCGTACCCACCATGTTGCTTGGCGCCGGCATCGGGCCGCTTGGCACGTCGCTGGGACAGGCGCTCACCCGCATGGCGGCGAGCAGGTGCCGGGTCTGCGCGGTGCGCGACGACCAGTCCGCCCGGATCCTCCAGGCCCTGGGAGTCGAACCGGCGCGCATCGCCGTCACGGCCGACACGGTGCTCGCCCTGGATCCGGCGGCTCCCGAGCGTGTCGACGAACTGCTGGCCCGCGGCGGCGTCGACCTCGGGCACGCGCCGGCGATCGGCGTGGCGATCCGCCCCTGGCCCACCTGGTTCGAGCGGCAGTTCAAGGCCTTCTCGGCGGTCCTGGCGCAGGTGGCCGCCCGCGAGGGCGCGCAGGTGCTGCTCATCCCGTTCCAGCGGCCGCACGACGATCGCATCACGCAGGAACTATACGACTGCTTGCAATTCCGGCCTCACTCGCATGCGCCGCGTGTCACCGTGCTGACCGAGCCGATGACCGCGGCCGAGACGCTAGGCGTCCTGGGACGCTGCGGCCTGGTGTTCGCGATGCGCCTCCACGCGCTGATCATGGCGGCGGCCTCCTGCGTGCCCTTCGTGGGGGTCGCGTACGATCCCAAGGTCGAGCATTTCGCCGCGGCCTGGGACATGCCGGTGGTTCTGGGCGTCGAGGGCCTTGAAGATTCGCGCCGGGTAGAGGATCTCGTCGGCCGCATGTGGGGGCAGCGCGAGGTCACGGCCGGCGTCATGCGCCAGTTGCTGCCGCGGCAGCAGGACCTGGCCCGCCAGAACTTCGAGCTGGCGCGGCAGACGGCCGGTTTGACCGGGGATCTCCAGTGGGTATGA
- a CDS encoding WecB/TagA/CpsF family glycosyltransferase, whose protein sequence is MSVEGVPRLRVLGIPVDPIDATRAARLVARHLADGTPIQVVTINAEMAMNTRADPALAAVIGQAGLVLPDGSGVVWAARRRGARVRKLPGVEFIHEICAACARAGRPLYLLGAAPGVAQAAAEVLAARHKGLEIGGVRDGYFKPEEEDAVLEAIREARPGALLVALGVPRQEFWIARHQAALEVPVAMGVGGSFDVLSGRLRRAPGWMRALHLEWLYRLIQEPWRWKRMLTALPTFAILALASEKQERYTGYGMVAAASGQQPGEQGGLPL, encoded by the coding sequence ATGAGTGTTGAGGGCGTGCCGCGGCTGCGCGTACTTGGAATCCCGGTCGATCCCATCGACGCCACCCGGGCCGCGCGGCTGGTGGCGCGGCATCTGGCCGACGGCACCCCGATCCAGGTGGTCACCATCAATGCCGAGATGGCAATGAACACTCGCGCCGATCCCGCCCTCGCCGCGGTGATCGGGCAGGCCGGCCTCGTGTTGCCGGACGGCTCCGGCGTGGTCTGGGCCGCGAGGCGCCGCGGCGCCAGGGTGCGCAAGCTGCCGGGAGTCGAGTTCATTCACGAGATTTGCGCGGCCTGTGCCCGCGCGGGGCGGCCCCTGTACCTGCTGGGGGCGGCGCCCGGGGTCGCCCAGGCAGCGGCCGAGGTCCTCGCGGCCCGCCACAAGGGCCTCGAAATCGGCGGCGTGCGGGACGGCTACTTCAAGCCGGAGGAAGAGGACGCGGTGCTGGAGGCCATTCGCGAGGCCAGGCCGGGCGCGCTGCTGGTGGCGCTGGGGGTACCGCGGCAGGAGTTCTGGATCGCGCGGCACCAGGCCGCTCTGGAGGTGCCCGTCGCGATGGGCGTGGGCGGGAGCTTCGACGTGCTGTCCGGCCGCCTGCGGCGCGCTCCCGGCTGGATGCGCGCCCTGCACCTCGAATGGCTCTACCGGCTCATCCAGGAGCCATGGCGGTGGAAGCGCATGCTCACGGCGCTACCCACCTTTGCGATCCTTGCACTGGCTTCCGAGAAGCAAGAAAGATACACTGGCTACGGTATGGTAGCGGCGGCAAGTGGCCAACAGCCTGGCGAGCAAGGAGGACTTCCTCTGTGA
- the ftsE gene encoding cell division ATP-binding protein FtsE: protein MIRLKQVTKVYSNGVRALMGLNLEINPSEFVFLVGPSGAGKSTLLKLLYRAEEPTSGQVLVGGVEISRLSRGQLPALRRRIGVVFQDYKLLPQRTVFENVAFALKVLGTSRAEVEKRTRSALDLVGLREYADLMPAQLSGGQQQRVCLARAIVNTPPLLLCDEPTGNLDPETSWDIMRLLTRINQHGTTVVVATHNKMIVDSMRRRVVTVDGGRMILDQQRGGYPVGVG from the coding sequence GTGATCCGGCTCAAACAGGTCACCAAGGTCTACTCCAACGGCGTACGAGCGCTGATGGGGCTGAACCTCGAGATCAACCCGTCGGAATTCGTCTTCCTGGTAGGCCCCTCGGGCGCGGGGAAGAGCACGCTGCTCAAGCTGCTCTACCGGGCCGAGGAGCCCACATCGGGCCAGGTGCTGGTGGGCGGCGTCGAGATCAGCCGCCTGTCCCGCGGCCAGTTGCCGGCGCTGCGGCGACGCATCGGCGTGGTGTTCCAGGACTACAAGCTGCTGCCGCAGCGCACGGTCTTCGAGAACGTCGCATTCGCGCTCAAGGTGCTGGGCACGAGCCGGGCCGAGGTCGAGAAGCGCACGCGCAGCGCGCTGGATCTCGTGGGGCTGCGCGAGTACGCCGACCTCATGCCGGCCCAGCTTTCCGGCGGCCAGCAGCAGCGCGTCTGCCTGGCGCGGGCCATCGTCAACACGCCGCCGCTGCTGCTGTGCGACGAGCCCACCGGCAACCTGGATCCCGAGACCAGCTGGGACATCATGCGGTTGCTCACGCGCATCAACCAGCACGGCACCACGGTGGTGGTGGCGACCCACAACAAGATGATCGTCGACTCCATGCGCCGCCGCGTCGTCACCGTCGACGGCGGGCGCATGATCCTCGACCAGCAGCGCGGAGGCTACCCGGTTGGAGTCGGTTAG
- a CDS encoding ABC transporter permease, with amino-acid sequence MESVRRLWRQVGFVAEEAIASITRSGWMSWIVIITMTVSLSILGGVWQLSDDLYGLSRAIGGKVEVMVFVAEQGDAARLASGIRAIEGVSTTEVIPKDRAWQQLQKEMKHQVSFENLLDDNPLPDTIRVKVLDPDQVEPVATRIRNLPGVEDVNYGRDLLAKVQQLSTFVQAAGLIIVGILMVATLAVTGNTIRLTVQSRRREIEIMQLVGASAGFIHWPFILEGMLFGFLGTLLTSGLLVVWRGFVLARLQELFPFVPLEPSTVQTVRLMANLLLVGMGVGAMGSLVSVKRHLSQSGV; translated from the coding sequence TTGGAGTCGGTTAGGCGGCTCTGGCGCCAGGTCGGCTTCGTCGCCGAGGAGGCGATCGCCTCGATCACCCGCTCCGGGTGGATGAGCTGGATCGTCATCATCACCATGACGGTGTCGCTGTCCATCCTGGGCGGCGTCTGGCAGCTCTCGGACGATCTCTACGGCCTGTCGCGCGCGATTGGCGGCAAGGTCGAGGTGATGGTCTTCGTCGCCGAGCAAGGCGATGCCGCGCGGCTGGCCTCCGGCATCCGGGCGATCGAGGGGGTCAGCACCACCGAGGTCATCCCCAAGGATCGCGCCTGGCAGCAGCTCCAGAAGGAGATGAAGCACCAGGTCTCGTTCGAGAACCTCCTCGACGACAACCCTCTTCCCGACACGATTCGCGTGAAGGTGCTGGATCCCGACCAGGTCGAACCGGTCGCCACCCGCATTCGCAACCTGCCGGGCGTCGAGGACGTCAACTACGGGCGCGACCTGCTGGCCAAGGTCCAGCAACTGTCGACGTTCGTGCAGGCCGCGGGCCTCATCATCGTGGGCATCCTGATGGTCGCGACCCTGGCGGTCACCGGCAACACCATCCGCCTGACGGTGCAGTCGCGGCGGCGCGAGATCGAGATCATGCAGCTGGTGGGCGCCTCGGCGGGCTTCATCCACTGGCCCTTCATCCTGGAGGGCATGCTCTTCGGCTTTTTGGGCACCCTGCTCACCAGCGGCCTGCTGGTGGTGTGGCGCGGTTTCGTGCTCGCGCGGTTGCAGGAGCTGTTTCCCTTCGTGCCGCTCGAGCCCAGCACCGTCCAGACCGTGCGCCTGATGGCCAACCTGCTGCTGGTGGGGATGGGCGTGGGAGCCATGGGCAGCCTGGTGTCGGTCAAGCGCCACCTCTCGCAGTCGGGAGTCTGA